Part of the Candidatus Hydrogenedentota bacterium genome is shown below.
GCCCTTGTCGGTGCGTGAGCCGGGCAGCACGGCGCACCCGCCATCGGCACGGATGTCCACATGCTCCGCATACTTGCCAGCAGAGTTTTTCAGCCCGCCGGGGTCGCGGAAATACAGGTGGCACCCGCCTGAGGGAGTTTTGACGGACGGACCAATGGGCAGCCTCTCCAGCAGGGCGGCGTGCTGCTCGACATCGCCGTCCAAATCAACGACGACGACACCGGACGCGGCGCCTGTCCGCACGGCCACATTGCCGCCAGCCATGGCATGGGCCGTCAACTCAATTCCCGAAACCTCCTGCGTCGGCCACCCCTTCAGGCAGGGACGCTTGCCATGGCATGGGGTCAGTTTCCAGCCTCGGCCAAGTGCGCCGCGCACTTCGTTGACGGTACTCATTTCCCCAGCCC
Proteins encoded:
- a CDS encoding bifunctional DNA primase/polymerase; this encodes MSTVNEVRGALGRGWKLTPCHGKRPCLKGWPTQEVSGIELTAHAMAGGNVAVRTGAASGVVVVDLDGDVEQHAALLERLPIGPSVKTPSGGCHLYFRDPGGLKNSAGKYAEHVDIRADGGCAVLPGSRTDKG